The genomic segment GTGAATATATTGAATTTTCACTCAATTATATGCAGAAAATTGTGGCAGGTTTGCAACGTGAAAAAGATGGCCGCAAGATTCCAGTGATTCTGTTTACCAAAGGTGGCGGTCAATGGCTGGAGCCAATGGTTGCGACCGGTGCAGATGCTTTTGGTCTGGACTGGACTACACCGCTTAATGTTGCGCGTCAGACTGTTGCAGGCCGTGCCGCACTACAAGGCAACCTGGATCCGGCAACTTTATATGGCACTCCAGACGCGATTGCTAAAGCGACCAAGTTGATGCTGGATGATGCCTATGCTAACGGTGAAAAAACCGGTTATGTAGCCAACTTAGGTCATGGTATTACCCAGTGGGTGGATCCAGCCAATCCTAAAGTATTTATTGATACCGTACATGAGTACAGCGCTAAATACCTTTAGGATGTAAACCTTGATCGACTTTTTTAAATCAGGGTTTGAATTTATCTATAAGGCAGCTTCGGCTGCCTTATTTGGGATTCTGCTCCTGCTTGCTTTTGCACAAACCGCATCAATGGGTAGTGAACTATTTTACGGTTTCTATCGCTATGACTATCTATTATTTTTCGCTTTACTGATTCAGGTGGTATTACTCTATACCAAACTGGAATCCTGGGCCGAAGCCAAAGTAATTGCCTTGTTCCATATCATGGCGATGGTCATGGAAATTTTCCTGACCCATCCGGCAATTGCATCCTGGCAATATCCGCAACCTGCAATTTTTAAAATACTGACGGTACCTTTATTTGCCGGCTTTATGTATTCGGCTGTCGGCAGTTTTTTTGCACGTTCCTTACGCTTATACCAAGTTTCATTTGAAAAATTGCCGCGCTTTAGCCACATGCTGGCCTTGGCAGTCTTGTCCTACATCAACTTCATGAGCAAATTCTTTATTCCGGACTATCGCTTGCTGTTATTTGTCTGGAGTGTAGTGATGTTCTGGAAAACCAGAATTCGATTTCAGTTGAATCAGCATGCTTTTCAGCTGCCGATGTTACCTGTCCTGTTGATTTTGGCTTTCATTATCTGGGTGGCTGAGAACATCAGTACCTTTTATCAGATCTGGCTATATCCAAGCCAGGTAGAAAAATGGCACATGGTCGGTTGGGGCAAGCTCGGTTCCTGGTATTTACTTTTATTGCTCAGTCTGGTGCTGGTATTAAAGATTCTAGGACAGCGTAATTCTCAAGGTAACTGGAGCCTAAAAACCCGGTAAAATTATTCTGTTTATCTTTATGTAAATTGGACATTTTTTTCATTGCGCCAAATTAGACTTCCCGCTACTCTCCTGAATGTGTAATGAAGATTACATCATTAGCGTAATAACAAAAGATGCATGAGAATAACCGGAGAATAAGTATGTTAAAAAAGATTATGCTCGCTGTGGTATTGGCAACGGGTTCTGGTATGGCGATGGCGGATAGAGATGTAGGTTGTGGTATTGGTAGCCAGGTATGGGCAGGCCAGTCAGGCATTATTCCTAAGCTGCTTGCAGGTACAACAAACGTCCTGTTTACTAACCAGTGGCTGGGTATTACTTTCGGTACTTTAGGATGTAGCCAGGGCGGTACAGTAACGGCTCAAGTCGTGACTTTTACCAATGAAAATGCTGAGGCATTGGCACGTGATATGGCCGTAGGTGAAGGTGAAAGCCTGAATGTACTGGCTGAACTGCTAAATATCAAGGCAGAAGACAAAGCACGTTTCTTCACTGTATCTAAGCAGAATTTCTCTGAAATCTATTCAGAAGAAAACCAGAATACTTTACAAGTGTTAAGTACTCTACAAACAGTCATGGCTAAAGATGAAGTATTAAAAGCTTATATCTAAGTATCGCTGTAAAAACCCTGCTGTCCTGGCAGGGTTTTCTTATAAATAAAAACTGAAAAGAACCGTTGACTGAATGAAATATGCTTTTTTGCTCTCAGCCTTGCTGTGGAGTCCCCTAAGTTTTGCATCCGAAATTTCTCCAGATATTCAAGCTTATCTAGAACAAGCCACACAAAAAAAATTGCACCAGACCGCGACCTGGCAGCGTTTGATGTATGTCAATGCTGAAGGAAAAAGTGAAGTCAGCTATGCTGGCTATTTTCTGGCAAAGCAGAGCAAGACAGACCTGCAACTTGAATTGGAGCAAAATATACAGGCATTGTTTGAGCCAGCAGAACCCAATCAGTCTGTACGATGTAAATTTCCGGCGCGTAGTCAGTGGTTAATGCAACAGCTGAATATTCCTGAACAGCAATTGCCTGAAGCGAGTTGCCCGGATTTTGAGCGCTGGATGAATGAAGTCAAGCCTTATCAAGCGACCCTGATTTATGCCACCGATTATATGGGTAATCCCAGCTCCATGTTTGGTCATACTTTGCTGCGTCTGGATCCCAAAGACCAGCAGCAACTGAATCTGGTTTCTTATGCGGTCAATTATGCTGCCACAGTTGACAGTAATGATAACTGGTCCTTTGCCTGGAAAGGGCTGACCGGACAATATCCGGGGGAATATTCCTTGATGCCGTATTACCGCAAAGTCAAGGAATATGGTGACTTTGAAAGCCGTGATTTATGGGAATATGAACTTAATTTAACACCTGAAGAAACCGGTTTTCTGGTGAAGCATCTCTGGGAAATGCAGCAGGTAAGTTTTCCTTATTATTTCATTAATGATAACTGTGCCTATCGTCTATTAGGGCTTTTTGATCTGGTACGTCCTGAACTGAACTTGCAGCAGCAATTCGATACCGCCGCGATTCCGGTCGAAACTTTAAAAGTTGTGGAACAGCAGGGACTGATCAGGAAGAAGATTTACCGTCCAGCACTGGAAACTCAATTGCTGGCTCAAGCCCGGCAACATGGAAAATCCT from the Acinetobacter sp. YWS30-1 genome contains:
- a CDS encoding DUF3015 family protein, with translation MLKKIMLAVVLATGSGMAMADRDVGCGIGSQVWAGQSGIIPKLLAGTTNVLFTNQWLGITFGTLGCSQGGTVTAQVVTFTNENAEALARDMAVGEGESLNVLAELLNIKAEDKARFFTVSKQNFSEIYSEENQNTLQVLSTLQTVMAKDEVLKAYI
- a CDS encoding DUF817 family protein, with translation MIDFFKSGFEFIYKAASAALFGILLLLAFAQTASMGSELFYGFYRYDYLLFFALLIQVVLLYTKLESWAEAKVIALFHIMAMVMEIFLTHPAIASWQYPQPAIFKILTVPLFAGFMYSAVGSFFARSLRLYQVSFEKLPRFSHMLALAVLSYINFMSKFFIPDYRLLLFVWSVVMFWKTRIRFQLNQHAFQLPMLPVLLILAFIIWVAENISTFYQIWLYPSQVEKWHMVGWGKLGSWYLLLLLSLVLVLKILGQRNSQGNWSLKTR
- a CDS encoding DUF4105 domain-containing protein produces the protein MKYAFLLSALLWSPLSFASEISPDIQAYLEQATQKKLHQTATWQRLMYVNAEGKSEVSYAGYFLAKQSKTDLQLELEQNIQALFEPAEPNQSVRCKFPARSQWLMQQLNIPEQQLPEASCPDFERWMNEVKPYQATLIYATDYMGNPSSMFGHTLLRLDPKDQQQLNLVSYAVNYAATVDSNDNWSFAWKGLTGQYPGEYSLMPYYRKVKEYGDFESRDLWEYELNLTPEETGFLVKHLWEMQQVSFPYYFINDNCAYRLLGLFDLVRPELNLQQQFDTAAIPVETLKVVEQQGLIRKKIYRPALETQLLAQARQHGKSLAKTAHQVAYAETSKMESMLQHYPAEDQAKILEMAYDHLYLDFLRQEVDEPFAQLRFRKLLGLRSQLAIDKQRQQPERPKIDPVQSHHARNIVLETGQVQGDTFVQLGHRQAYHDLMDPQGGLRTGTQLLFLDGALQYRDDRVKLEYLDLLTVNSYNPINAFKAPLSWGFSLGWKQEALDQHGQFSTEQQHGVANFQVQGGYSWANEAREHLCYVQLQNHVQAGKALDKGWRVGMGPTVGCQNIWTDQINSLVQVELPYWEDSHQWQLKLKNQLQYAWNAQNAIRVGWEYQQQESKDWEKWSLGLVHYF